The Candidatus Binataceae bacterium genome segment ACCGTTCTATGATGCCCGGACTGAACTGCCAAAAAAGCGCCGGCTCCTACTTCAACTCGACTCCGCCCCCGACATCTTCAAGCTTCTTTTTGATCTCCTCCGCCTCGGCCTTGTTGACGCCTTCCTTGACCGCCTTCGGCGCGCCGTCCACCAGGTCTTTGGCCTCTTTGAGTCCCAACCCGGTCAGCTCACGCACGACTTTGATCACCTGGATCTTCTTGTCGCCCGCCGCTGTCAACATCACGGTAAACTCGTCCTTCTCAGCCGCCGGCGCCGCCGCCGCGGCTCCCGCCGCACCCGGCGCAGCCACCATCGCGACCGGCGCCGCCGCCGACACTCCAAGCTCTTGTTCGAGCTCTTTGACGAGGGCCGCTGCATCTAACAGGCTCAGATTTTTGAGATAATCCTTGACCTGATCGCGGCTTAACGATCCTGCTTCTTCCATCTTCCCTCTGTCTCCTTCCAATCAATAAGCGCCGCGCGGACGATGTGGGAGCGCCTCGCGACTATCAAACAAACCGCTTTCAAACAAACCGCTTTCTCGAACTAAACCTTGCTCCAAATTACTTCGACGATATTTCTTATGCCTGCCCAGTTGTTTCCGCTTCGACCGGCGCAGCATCAGCCCCGACGCCCTCCGCAGGAACCGTGGGCGCCGCGTCCGCCACTGCGCTTTCGCCGGCTTTCTTGCCGATCGCGTCGATCAGCCGTGCCAACCCCGACGCCGGCTCATTCAGCAGCCGCACGAGCTGCGTCGCAGGCGCCTGCAGCAGGCCCAGTAGCTGTCCGAAGATCACCTCGCGCGCCGGCAACTGCGCCAACGCCGCGATCTCCTCCGCCGTCAACGGCTTGCCGTCGAGCACGCCGCCCCGCACCTTGAACTTCTCGCCCAGATCCTTGAACGAACCGACCGTCTTGGCCAGCTCGACCGGATTGGTGTAGCTCACGATAAGCCCGATCGGCCCGCCAAGGCTGGTTTCGAGCGCGGCGAAGGCCGTCTGCTTGATCGCCAGCCGCATCAAGGTGTTTTTCGCCACCTGCAACTCGCTGTCGATCGCGCGCAGCCGCCGGCGCATGTCGTCCGATTCACCCGCGGTCATCCCACGATGCTCCGCCAGCAGCGCCATTTTGGCCCGCCCCAGGTTCGCCGTCAGCCGTTGAACGATTTCGGTCTTTTGCTCTTTCTTCATCGCGATCGCTTTCTATCGGGGTCTGCGGACCACCGCCTACGCGGCCGCCGCAGCGCCCGTGCGGGCCGCACTGGCCGTATCGACGCGAACGCCTGGACCCATGGTTGACGAGACTGCGACGCTCTTTACGTAATTGCCCTTGGCGGTCGAGGGCTTCGAACGGGCAATCGCGCCCAACAGCGCATGAGCATTCTCGGCCAGCTTCTCGCCGCCAAAACTGATCTTGCCGATCCGCACGTGGACCACGCCAGCCTTGTCAACCCGATAATCAACCTTGCCGGCCTTGACCTCCTGCACCGCCTTCGCGACATCGAAGGTAACGGTCCCGACGCGTGGATTCGGCATCAGGCCGCGCGGCCCCAGAATCTTGCCGATTCGCCCGACCGCGCCCATGATATCCGGCGTCGCGATTACCCGATCGAAATCCAGCCAGTTCTCTTCCTGGATCTTCTTGATCAAGTCCTCGCCGCCGACGAAGTCTGCGCCCGCATCACGCCCCTCTTTTTCTTTCTCACCCTTGGCCAGCACCAGCACCCGAAAAACCTTGCCGGTGCCGTTGGGCAGCACTACCGTGCCGCGAACGTTCTGATCGGCTTGCCGCGGATCGACGCCCAACCGCACCGCCAGCTCGACCGTCTCGTCGAACTTCGCGACTTTGTTCGCGACGACTAACGCCAGCGCCTCTTCGAGCGGATAGCGCTTTTCCTGATCAACATTCTTCGCCGCGTTGGCGTATTTCTTTCCAGCCATTTTTTTCAGCGTCCTTATCTCGATGCGCCCAGTCTCGACGATCCCGTTTCCGAGCCTCGGCCCCCCTCACTCCGCTATTTCGATCCCCATCGAGCGCGCCGTACCCTCAACCGTCTTCATCGCTGCGGCGACGTCGCGCGCCGACAAATCCTTCGACTTGGTCTTGGCGATCTCCTCGACCTGTTTGCGCGAGACCTTGCCGACCTTGTTCTTGTTCGGTGTCGGCGAACCCTTTTCGAGTCCCGCCGCCTTCAGCAACAATATCGACGCTGGCGGACTCTTGGTGACAAAGGTGAAGGAGCGATCGGCGTAAACCGTCACGATCACCGGAATCACCAGCCCCTGCATCGCCTGGGTCTGGGCGTTGAAGGACTTGCAGAACTCCATGATATTCACCCCGCGCTGACCCAGCGCAGGGCCCACCGGCGGCGACGGATTCGCCGCCCCAGCCGGGATTTGCAGTTTAATCTGCCCGGTTATCTTTTTTGACATTCTCTTATTCGCGCTGCCGACGTCTTAGCGGCGCCATTGGCCGCCGTTCGCACTCCCCCGAGAGCAACTGCACGGTCCCTTACGACTTCTCTACCTGCACGAACTCCAGCTCGACCGGGGTGGCCCGGCCAAAAATCGAAATCAGCACGCGGACCTTGCCCTTCTCCGGCCGGACTTCCTCGACCGTGCCGTTGAAATCCTGAAAGGGGCCGTTGATCACCTTGACCGCCTCGCCGACCTCGAACAGCACCTTGGGCTTCGGCCGCAGCGCCCCTTCCTCCATCTGCTGGCGGATCGCCATGACTTCGGACTCGGGAACTTCCGGCGGCGTCGTCGCATGACCGACGAAGCCGGTCACCTTCGGCGTATTCTTGACCACGTGCCAGGTCTCTTCGTCGAGCTGCATGTTGACGAACATGTAGCCCGGAAAAAACTTGCGGCTCGAGACCTTGCGCTCGCCCCCCTTGCCCAGCTCCTGCACCCGCTCGACCGGCACCACCACGTCGCCGAATTTGTCCTCGACCTTAAGCGAGCGTACCCGCT includes the following:
- the rplL gene encoding 50S ribosomal protein L7/L12 — its product is MEEAGSLSRDQVKDYLKNLSLLDAAALVKELEQELGVSAAAPVAMVAAPGAAGAAAAAPAAEKDEFTVMLTAAGDKKIQVIKVVRELTGLGLKEAKDLVDGAPKAVKEGVNKAEAEEIKKKLEDVGGGVELK
- the rplJ gene encoding 50S ribosomal protein L10; translation: MKKEQKTEIVQRLTANLGRAKMALLAEHRGMTAGESDDMRRRLRAIDSELQVAKNTLMRLAIKQTAFAALETSLGGPIGLIVSYTNPVELAKTVGSFKDLGEKFKVRGGVLDGKPLTAEEIAALAQLPAREVIFGQLLGLLQAPATQLVRLLNEPASGLARLIDAIGKKAGESAVADAAPTVPAEGVGADAAPVEAETTGQA
- the rplA gene encoding 50S ribosomal protein L1, giving the protein MAGKKYANAAKNVDQEKRYPLEEALALVVANKVAKFDETVELAVRLGVDPRQADQNVRGTVVLPNGTGKVFRVLVLAKGEKEKEGRDAGADFVGGEDLIKKIQEENWLDFDRVIATPDIMGAVGRIGKILGPRGLMPNPRVGTVTFDVAKAVQEVKAGKVDYRVDKAGVVHVRIGKISFGGEKLAENAHALLGAIARSKPSTAKGNYVKSVAVSSTMGPGVRVDTASAARTGAAAAA
- the rplK gene encoding 50S ribosomal protein L11 gives rise to the protein MSKKITGQIKLQIPAGAANPSPPVGPALGQRGVNIMEFCKSFNAQTQAMQGLVIPVIVTVYADRSFTFVTKSPPASILLLKAAGLEKGSPTPNKNKVGKVSRKQVEEIAKTKSKDLSARDVAAAMKTVEGTARSMGIEIAE
- the nusG gene encoding transcription termination/antitermination protein NusG encodes the protein MADAASIEPTPAAGKKWYIVHTYSGFEQKAKAALEERVRSLKVEDKFGDVVVPVERVQELGKGGERKVSSRKFFPGYMFVNMQLDEETWHVVKNTPKVTGFVGHATTPPEVPESEVMAIRQQMEEGALRPKPKVLFEVGEAVKVINGPFQDFNGTVEEVRPEKGKVRVLISIFGRATPVELEFVQVEKS